The Nitrospira sp. genome has a window encoding:
- a CDS encoding methylated-DNA--[protein]-cysteine S-methyltransferase encodes MQRAMIFQSSWGWMGLAESPKGIQAIVLPKRSKRAAESDLRAQFSGAWEQGVSPQLEAARWQLLDYLAGKRDTFDVPLDLSYGTMFQRQVWRTLQRVPYGKLRSYQWIAARVGGPHYARAVGNAVGANPLPIMIPCHRIVAHDASLGGFSGGLPMKRKLLSLEGTLTQLLRG; translated from the coding sequence ATGCAGCGCGCGATGATCTTTCAATCATCTTGGGGGTGGATGGGGCTTGCTGAATCTCCCAAGGGGATTCAGGCCATCGTATTGCCTAAACGGTCAAAGCGAGCCGCCGAGTCTGACCTCAGGGCACAGTTCTCTGGGGCATGGGAACAAGGAGTGTCTCCACAACTGGAAGCTGCCCGTTGGCAGCTACTCGACTATCTTGCTGGGAAACGTGACACGTTTGATGTACCACTCGATCTCTCCTACGGTACGATGTTTCAACGTCAGGTGTGGCGGACCTTGCAACGTGTGCCCTACGGCAAGCTTCGATCGTATCAATGGATTGCCGCGCGAGTGGGTGGACCGCACTATGCCCGTGCGGTGGGGAACGCGGTCGGGGCGAACCCGTTACCGATCATGATTCCTTGTCATCGGATCGTCGCACACGATGCCTCGCTTGGTGGATTTTCCGGAGGGCTTCCCATGAAACGGAAGTTGTTATCTCTTGAAGGAACATTGACTCAGCTGTTACGAGGGTGA
- the murJ gene encoding murein biosynthesis integral membrane protein MurJ, with amino-acid sequence MSEPTVTSGAPPKLQDENQSVVKAAGMIGVATFSSRILGFIRDMVLAGLFGATPAADAFFVAYRIPNLLRELFAEGSMSAAFIPVFTEYHTIKSKQDAWELASAAFTTLLTIVTGVTLIGVLGAPWIAWLIGWGFHDDPEKMTLTVVLTRVMFPYLIFISLAALAMGILNSLRAFAAPAFSPVFFNIFIIGCAMFLAPTMPEPILGVAIGVVAGGAAQFAMQLPGLKTRRMLFGFKFNPGHPGVRKVGRLMIPSLLGLSVTQINITVSTILGSFFAGGPTYLFYGMRLIQFPLGIFGVALATAILPTLSAQAARGALDELRATLGFGLRMIFFIILPAMVGLILLRTPIVHLFFEHGTFTAHDTAETAFAVLCYAVGLWAFAGVRIIVSAFYSMKDTTTPAISAAIAVVANIVLSVVLMTHLGAGGLALATALAAMINGGILVVILNRRLGGVEWKSVVNSAGRVLVGCLPIVVACWWVADAQIWSHPAEWIAKSAMLVVGIGFSVIGYLGVHAWFRSEELGVVWSMVQRKLGRLAK; translated from the coding sequence ATGTCAGAACCCACCGTGACGTCCGGTGCTCCACCTAAGCTCCAGGATGAGAATCAATCAGTCGTCAAAGCGGCTGGGATGATCGGCGTTGCCACGTTTTCTAGCCGTATCCTTGGGTTCATTCGTGACATGGTCCTTGCCGGGCTTTTCGGTGCCACTCCGGCTGCGGACGCCTTTTTTGTCGCCTATCGCATTCCAAACCTGCTCCGCGAACTCTTTGCCGAGGGGTCGATGTCCGCTGCCTTCATTCCCGTCTTTACCGAATATCACACGATCAAGTCGAAACAGGATGCCTGGGAGCTGGCGAGTGCGGCCTTTACGACGCTGCTGACGATTGTGACCGGCGTCACCCTGATCGGGGTTCTTGGGGCTCCCTGGATTGCGTGGCTCATTGGGTGGGGGTTTCACGATGATCCGGAGAAAATGACCTTGACCGTCGTCCTGACGCGAGTCATGTTCCCCTACCTCATTTTCATTAGTCTCGCTGCCTTGGCGATGGGGATCTTGAATTCTCTGCGAGCCTTTGCGGCCCCGGCGTTTTCTCCGGTTTTTTTCAATATCTTCATCATCGGATGTGCGATGTTTCTCGCGCCAACTATGCCTGAACCCATCCTTGGGGTGGCCATTGGTGTCGTCGCCGGTGGGGCGGCCCAGTTTGCGATGCAGTTGCCGGGGCTCAAGACTCGCCGGATGCTATTCGGGTTCAAGTTCAATCCTGGTCATCCAGGTGTGCGGAAGGTCGGCCGGCTGATGATTCCATCGCTACTCGGCTTGTCGGTAACCCAAATTAATATCACTGTCAGTACGATTCTGGGGTCGTTTTTTGCCGGCGGCCCAACCTACTTATTTTATGGCATGCGGCTGATCCAGTTTCCTCTCGGAATTTTCGGCGTGGCCCTGGCGACAGCGATCCTGCCGACTCTGTCGGCGCAAGCGGCACGCGGCGCCCTGGATGAACTGCGTGCGACCCTTGGGTTTGGTTTGCGGATGATTTTTTTCATCATCCTCCCAGCGATGGTGGGGTTGATCCTGTTACGAACGCCGATCGTGCACCTCTTCTTCGAGCATGGGACGTTTACAGCGCATGACACGGCTGAAACGGCCTTTGCCGTTCTGTGCTATGCCGTGGGCCTCTGGGCGTTCGCCGGGGTGCGTATCATTGTGTCGGCCTTCTATTCCATGAAAGATACGACCACACCGGCAATCTCGGCGGCGATTGCCGTGGTGGCGAATATTGTGCTGTCAGTGGTCCTGATGACACATCTTGGGGCGGGAGGACTGGCCCTCGCCACAGCTCTGGCCGCGATGATCAACGGCGGAATTCTCGTGGTTATTTTAAATCGGCGACTGGGTGGCGTGGAGTGGAAATCGGTCGTCAACTCAGCTGGACGGGTACTGGTGGGCTGTCTCCCGATCGTAGTAGCCTGTTGGTGGGTGGCGGATGCACAGATATGGAGTCATCCAGCCGAATGGATCGCGAAATCTGCGATGCTTGTGGTCGGGATTGGATTCAGTGTTATCGGGTATCTTGGAGTGCATGCCTGGTTTCGATCGGAGGAACTTGGTGTCGTATGGAGCATGGTGCAGAGAAAGCTCGGCAGATTGGCGAAATAA